The DNA region ACTCCATGGGGATCTAAGTGTGTATTAACGACATAAAGGCGTTGGGAATTGACTGAGAACTCTCCAACAACAAAACCCCTATAATCAGTAACTTGTAGGATGGAGTAGTTGAGATAACTTCTTGATGTGGTATTTACTAGAGGTATACGACTAAATATAACAATACCACCACTCTGCCCTACATATGGTGCGGTAAAATCTGCTATTGACGTTCTGTATCGAAATCCACGTTTCGTCATGGCAGCAACCATTAATGTAGCACATTTTGTGATTACTGCGACTCCAGCGTTCAAAACGTACGCCTCTTGAATGAGTACAATGTCAAAATCATTTATTCCTTCTGCAAGACATTCAATTCTTTCTTCAAGACTCAAAATTGTGTGAGGTTTTAAAAAGTCACACCATAAGTTATAAGTAACCAGCCGAAGGTTCTTTCTGTGAGTCAATGTATGTTGTTCTATTCTGTTACTTTCTTGGATAATGTGACGAAAAAGCATTCTTTTTTCGTAGCTGAGTCCTCCACTCCAGATATTGGAACCAAACAGGAAGATTGCCGCAGCTAACGCGCCAATGACAAGTGTAGGCTTTAAATAGTCCCAAAGTGATTGTCTGCAATGATAGAGGAAAATCAGTTTG from Pocillopora verrucosa isolate sample1 chromosome 1, ASM3666991v2, whole genome shotgun sequence includes:
- the LOC131784772 gene encoding uncharacterized protein, with translation MQMENTSQSLWDYLKPTLVIGALAAAIFLFGSNIWSGGLSYEKRMLFRHIIQESNRIEQHTLTHRKNLRLVTYNLWCDFLKPHTILSLEERIECLAEGINDFDIVLIQEAYVLNAGVAVITKCATLMVAAMTKRGFRYRTSIADFTAPYVGQSGGIVIFSRIPLVNTTSRSYLNYSILQVTDYRGFVVGEFSVNSQRLYVVNTHLDPHGVNARLSQARELAAALQEFNSDSHFIVAGDFNIDNHHPTTSEKSDEYQQLLKIMRQVGLQSVFPERMETNQDGGNYDAIFISSKVSVVRKEIIKLETRKNESVSDHFGLTIELEL